A region of the Gopherus flavomarginatus isolate rGopFla2 chromosome 3, rGopFla2.mat.asm, whole genome shotgun sequence genome:
CACATGCAGGACACTAgttaaaacttttatttaaacAGGATTTAGTGATTACAGCAGAAGTGGATTTGGGGCTTTTTGACTGGTATCAGAAGATGTACAAAAACCTAAAGCACAAACTTTGCATTATATCAAATGCTGCAATCTCACTGATGCAGCATGTGTTTTAGACACCTTaacctaaatttaaaaaatattcataatACCATGCCCtaccttcctccttcccttgagtttttaaaatttgttgtaTGTATTATACTCAATTTATGCCAGTTATTTCTGGTAATATTTTACAGTACACTGGATGGACTGAAAAATAGTTtgtaaaaacaataaataatagaGCAGTAAGAGACTGACACAGCATCTGTTATTATATCATTGCTGAAAGGTGAGGACTCACTTTTCTGGTGCTGACTGAAAAGTATGTGGGTTAGTGAGTTTCTGTCACCCTTTAGGGCCAGAGCTTCTGCCATAAATCAGAGTAGCTCCATTTACATCAGTAGAACTgaaccaatttacaccagctgggattTAGCCCTTACTCTCTGGCAATGCAGTTATGATTTTAATCAGACTCTGACAGGCAGATAGTTGTTGGCTCTAGTCTTCCATAAAACTAAAACAGAATTAGTTCTCAATCAAATCTAATGTTTCAGTATCCTAACACCTTAGGCATGGTTCAACTATGGAATCATCAGATCCCTTAAATTCTCAGTCCTGTCTCCCATACACATCTGCATTCTATGCTCAGAGTACTGCCTTCTCTCATCAAATTTGTGATGGCAGGTTTCTGCTTTGTTACCTCTTCAGCAACTTCTGAGTGTTTTTCCGTGGTTGACCAACATCAGGGCCATAAAGTTTTGAATTCTTGTAACTGCTGTAGTTTCTCAAAAGGTGATACAGGTGAATAAAGTCTTGCCCTAGTTGGGAACCATCAATATAGATGCCAGACTTCTTCCTGAAACTGTTTGGCTCTGAAAGaaacaaacatatacacacagactGTTCCTCAGTAGCGTTACAGAACAAACATATGACTCATTCAAAATGTGCACAGCAGTAATAACCAACCAACTTACAGAAAGTTAACTATACAGTTGGGCAGTAAATAAGCTATGAAATAAGAGACGGGAGAGACTACTACCACCCACTCCCAGGAAAGGATTGTTCCATATAGTCTGTTTTCCAGACCTCTATCCAAATTAGTTTGAATAAGTAACGATGATGATATTTTGCACCtctgtagcacctttcatctgtggctgacaaagcactttacaaacagcgAATTGATTTAAAACAATTCAAGTGGGAGGTCTTCCACTGCTTCTCTGAGTCATGATTAAGATCTCACCCTTTCCCCCATAAAACACGCCCTCATTTGGATTTTTATCAAAGAGCTGTTCCTGAAAATTTGTCATTGGAGAAATTAATGGCCATTGCCATGTGGTAGTAAATATTTCCAGTCTTCTCTTGCTCTCTCCCGCATTTCCTGGCCCGCTACGCTTCTCTTCTCAGCCCCAGAGAACCTCCCCACATCTTCTGTTATTAGAGGTTTCTTCTGCTGCGTATCATTACTTGTCTCCCTCTTGTCACCTGAATCCAGAGTCTCTTCTCCTGTTTCTTCCTAGTATAGCCTACTGCTAACCAATCCATTCCCAAACTCGGTATACAAATGCTCTTTCCCTCTACTGCATTACCAGAAATCCCCTCCCACTGAGCCAATGCCCCCTGGTCACTGTCGCTGACACCCTGCTTTTCCTGACCCCAGCACAGCAAATTACAGGGAGCATTCTCCCACTGTAGCTCCCTAATGGATTGCAGTTATTCATGTTCAGGATAAGAATGTAAGAGCTGccctcctgggtcagaccaatggtctatctagcccagtatcttgtctccaacagtggccagtaccattATGGATCTATATGGCTTCAACTGCCACAAAGTGTTACCTGGATATCCCAAAATTGAGATTCATCCCATCTCTAGTTGTGGAACAATCTGACAACTATTAAAATTCCATCTTTTAGTTAATTTTAATAacggagatatcctatctcctagaactggaagggaccttgaaaggtcatcaagtccagtcccctgccttcactagcaggaccaagtactttaTTGATCAGTTCACAAAACAGTATGAGATGTAGGCACAAaaatctcccattggctgcagaaacCCTGTCAAATAAGAGTTTTCTGCAATTTTGCAGCCATGGAATGTACAAAATACTGTGGCCCCTTTTTGATCCAAGCAGCTACTCAGGGTTCAGGGGATGTTTCAGTTGTGAGCAGAAACTGGTGAGTGggatattttctttgatgcaatcttgtttatttacaaggaacatacaaagtcctgcttctccgAATGCAGGAGAAACCAATAACAAAAGGAGCAGTGTCTTAGCTTGCAGTCGCAGGACTCTCTACCCAGACTCAAAAGCCCTCTAGCTTTCACTAGGGTCACACTGTGTCACCAGCTACAGCTttgttttcttgctttttgcctctgCCTCCCTCTCTGTTCTGTCCCCCGTTTCTGTGAATTCCCCCTTTCCTCAAAACACACTCCCCTACCCAAATACTTAGCAAAAGCactcaggtctacactacagagttaggtcgacccAAGATATCTTATATCGACCTAACTATGGAAgcgtctacacttaaattttgctCCTGCCGACGTAACTGCCCCACTACGCCAATGTCACTCTACCTCCATGAGCGGCATACAGTcaaggtcaatgtagttaggtcgatGCAGTGTCAGTTTAGACACTTCATTGCTTATGTCAaatgttactggctttcaggagtcATTGAACAATGtcccacactgacagtacaatcGATACAAGTACTCCTGGTGAAGATATGCACCTCTGACACAGGGAGCAAAGCAGAGACAtgcacaagcaatgtaattactgcagtgacTGTATGCCAATGTAAGcaaggttgacttaattttgtagtgtagacatggcctcagtccaAACTCCCAGGCAGATTCACAACCTCTGTGTGTCTCAGGTGAAGGGGGCTTCTGATTAAATCTTCCTTGTGTTAAATGCCGGGTGAGCTCACATCAAATCTCAGAGATTTGTGATCGATGTAGTCACCAATACCTCTCAGCATAATAATACCTACTATGATTAcactaacacacacacccctctcacgCTCTGCACTTACCATTCCCAAGTTCCCAAGACATGTTGTAATGCTGGGAAGCACAATAATCCAAGAGCAACTGAGCATTTGAACTATCCCACTGCAAGCCACCTTTTCGAAGTAAGGCATTAAGGCCAAAGATCAGATCCAGCTTTGAACACTTCGCAAAGCTATACAGAATGTCCACTGTACTTTCTGTAAGaagaaaggggcgggggggaaatgaATTATTTTCTTCAAAGTTCTGAAGTGCCACTTGACTTAGAACAAATATACAGCCTACTCATTGTGGTGATCATTCATTTTATTAGTGCTGAAGATGTATGTAGCATGTACAGCACCACTGATTTTACAATCTCAAGGCCTTATCCTGTAAGATGCTGAGCATCCTCTCAACTCCCATTGCAACTGACAAATATTAAAACAGAAAAGGGGTAACATTTTCAGTCACACGTCAGTGGCAAACTTTTAAATTTGTTGTAGACACATTGGTTCctggatactagagagacaaggtgagtgaggtaataccttttactgaaccacctctgttggtgaaagagagaaatttTCAAGTTCACGTAGCACTCCtgacctgaaggagagctctgtgtgactcgaaactttgtctttctcaccaacagaagttgttccaataaaaggtattacctcacccaccttatctatTTAaactttcaaaggcatttaggagcCCAATAGTcaaagtctcttttgaaaatgggacttgtgtgcttttgaaaattgtgaaCTCAAATAGGTTTGCAACCTCCTAGTTGCAAGTCAGAGCACAAGAATGACCTTCCAGTTAACAGGTATTGTCACAAACATCTTACTTGTAATGGTGGTGTTTTTGTACTTTTTCCAGTACTGTTCCGTAAGGAGTATCTTCTCCTGGATGGGCCATTGAGATAGCAGTAGCTCCTCCACAGCAGTAGGAATAGATCTTACTCCACAAATACCTGTAGGCCAAAAAAACCCCACGTCATAACAATAAACATTTCATAGTATTGTGCTTAGGTTACAATAAATGGAGGACTGTATCCCACAGAAGTTTGTACAGAGCTGCTCATTCATGCATTTCTGTAGGCTGAATCCTCCTGCTGAGTTCAATACATTAAATGTTAGAAAGGAGAATGATTGGGTTGATATTCCACCTTCTAAAATCAAATAAAGCCAGGTGTATTTtcaacatctaaaaatatttagcatttaCAGTGATGGCACTTACTGTGTTTCTACTGGTTTTAAGATTTTTGCCCGTTCTAACACAAGTATTCCCATTACAGGACAGCACTTAAATATGTGCAAAGCACATCTTTTCTTTAAGACATTTAGAGTGGGGACCGACTGACTGTGTTGGAATATGGTGAGTTTGGATTATGGGTCGCTATAATTTGGTGGATTGTTTAGTTATTACTGGAGGCAGTTCTCTGAGTTATCATGCTAATGTCTTTAGATCTTGTATGCAAAGCAACTAGACAGACAACGTATTATTTGAATAAAGAACCACAGTGCAGGAAGATGGCAAGGTCAGCAGCTCTCATTGCACAAAACAGGAAAAACTCATTTCCTGGTTGAGGCAGtgagaactgctgatctcatTACAAGAGTGGTGAGAAAAAGGTCTTGGCAGAAGTTCTGGAAATGTTAAGTTTGTTCTTCaggcaacatttttaaaaaaatgactgaacTGATAAACCACACATCAACACTGTCGGACAGTAAACCGAGGAGGATGTATGTTCATAAGCACCGCAAGAGAGCAGGACAACATAcaagaaatatttcaatttaacATCACCCACTAGTACCACTGTACAGAGTGCTTTGTCAAggcttttcatcagtaaaaccAACTTTAGAAGGGTATAAATTCTCAGTGAAATTCATCAGGTGCTAAAACTTGGCATACGCAAGCCATCTGTCTAGAAGCCAAgtgtggaattttaaaaaaaaaaccctatccaCACTATTTAAAtataagggtgggattttctagAGCATTCAATGTTATCCTTACTCTGCTCCCCTTAAAGTTGGTGGGAGTAAACCATGGAACATCTAGTGAGTCATTGCCCCCTAAGATTCTTCTCCagagggacaaccttggttcattTCATGTCACTGGAAGCTGACTGAGTGGATGACAAACCTGGACACTGATCTTTAAAGTTGCTTTTCAAGTTGCCCTAAGAAAGAAGAAAACCATGGTCTCAAAGAGAGTGGAAATAAGCCAAAACTGAGTGCTTTTGCAAATCCTCTGCAAGAAGGTAAAGCGGAATaatctcctctcctccacctaATTATTTTTGTCAGTTAGCGCTTTATTTTTAGGATGTAGCTGCAATTTCCCAGCTCCTGTTGGTGAAAGCAGAGGCTGGGAACGCTGTTCTGATGACATCATATAGAACAGCAATCCAGCAGAAAGGTGGATTTCCCAATTGTTAGGTAGGGATTCTGCCTGTAAAGTGACCGGTTTTCCACGCTGCATCTCAATTGTTGGTTTTTGTACTCTGGTACCAGTCAGAATGCACGAGGCTCTGATCACACAAACAGGCCCTGCTAGAGCTCATAATGTAAAGAAACCCAAGGAGTCAGCTGATGGGGCAAGGAAGACCAGCAGACTGTGAAGTACTGGGGCAGTGGTAAGACAAGAGAGAGCAGAATGGAAGGGGTAGGAGGGAAGATGCTTCTAAAGACCCATGCAGAGAAGAATCTTCTAAACAGCCCTCGGCCACTAAGTTGGAGGCTTCACTTAGTGGTATCTCTAAGGCAGACTCCACACACCTGTGTTGTCCTCACCCAGCAGCTAGGAGCTAGTCCTCCAGAACATGGGACATGCCTGTCAACCTCAGGCGAGTCTACTGACATGTAAGCATGGAGTGGAATGCTTTGCCCTGTATTTACTGTATCTGCAGCATACTTTAAAGCacattttaatcaatttaaatcAAAGACATGTTCATGGTTAACATGTTGCCATCTGTTTTACCTTGATTCTCCTGTGGTTCCCAAAAGTCTCTCTCGTCTAAAGTTGAATCCTTCTCTGGATCAAAGATCAGGAAGTCGGTTCTGGTGCCACCAAATCTCAAGAAGCCTGGAGACAAACCTCTTGCTAAGGTGCGCAGTTTGGGAGAGCTGCAGAAGGGAGTATTGAGAAATGGAACAAACATTTTCATCACAGTCAAGCACACTGTAATTAGTTGTAGAGATGGGTCTGAACATCAGAAACATTCAAATCCAGATGCAAATTTTGCAGCATGTGGCCTCAGGGGGTGTGGGGATTGCAGGAattcccctccctttcctctcttTATACCTCCTCTTAACCATGTCACTCTTTGCCTCCTATTACACCCAGAGGCTGAGTGTGTTACCTCCAGCACTCCCAGATCCATACTTCAATCCCCTGCATCATATAGCAGGGCTGCCACTAGATCATAGGATTGGCAGATTTCTGACTAAGTCATCAATGATTTTGTAAGTCAGGCAGCCGCTCTCCAGGGAAAGTCCTCACTTCTGATGAAAATGGTCAATGATACAACTGGGAGTATCCTTTGCAAAtgaaggattttttctattttgTTGTGGTTTTCCCCACCTTCCCTCTCTAAAAATTCCAACAATTGGAAGTGATGACAGAGCTTTAATGTCATGTTTGAATGCTGGGGGGAATATATGTGCCCATGCGTCTCTCTTTCTGAAATAAGGAAACATTGCAACCGGCAGTTTGGAGTGCACCAGGGCCTTACCTACATAAGAAAGTTCCACTCGTTTAACttaaaattagttttaaatttTGATTCCTAATTGACCTAAGCAACACTGAAGCCAGTGACTCTTAAACCAAAAACAGAGTCCACACAGGGGCTAGCATCAATTTAACTtagattaaaaaaatctatttaaattaaACTGGTCTACACAGAGAGATTGCCCAAGTTCTCAGCTGGAGTAACGTGAAGGGAACATGCTCCGTGAGCCCGGCCACTGCAAAGGAAAGGACAAGACTGCTCCTCTTCAGTCTGACCTTGCGGCAGAGACAACAATGTTCTACTTCACCGATGCTATCTCTGTTATGGAACAACTGTGCAGGAGATTATCAGCCGCCAATTACTTCCTCTTTGTGGCAGAGCCTGAATCATGAACTCTGATAGACGTTTTTCATTCCACTTGCACTTTGTTGTTGAATGTCAGAGAGGTTAGAAGTGCACTAGGCAGGTTGAAGAtaacttccccttccccccacccctacttGCTGCTGGGTGCATTTTCAGTAGAAAAAGGATGACTGGATGAGCAAGTGGCTCCCAGccagacgtgggcaaactacggcccatgggcctgATCTGACCCGCCAACTGTTTTAagccagccctcgagctccttctggggagcagggtctggggcttgccccactccagcgctccagctggggagcagggtcaggagcCGCTCCATgcgactcccagaagcagcggcatggtcccccctccggctcctacatgtaCGGGCAGCAGGAccgtccttacccatatgcaGGCTATGCAGCTGTGTGCTCCAGCAGTCAGCCTgatcccccggctggctgagcaggccaggaaagctgcctcgCTCCtgtccactccatcccttccccatagcccccgcgcctgctctgccccacctcttctcacccctgctccatcccagccccaccctcactccaccccttcccctgagctacgtcctgggggactgcagcaggggtcaggcaTGCCCTGCACTCACTGGGCAGTGGGAAGCGGAGCGACCAGGCCCCAGCCCGTTCCGCTGGCTCCTAGCTATGCCACCGGTGAGTGCTGGGGTCGGTTCCCCCCTGCTCCTCAagtcccaaggctgggagccaggggagcagagtgggctggggccgggtcacacCACCTCCTGCTACCCCATGAGTGTGGGGTTGGGCTCACCCTGCACTCACtaggtggcaggaagtggagcgacccgGCCCCAACACATTCTGCTGGCttgtgctggggggggcaggcccCCCCAAAGGCCTGGGGACACCACCccctgcagaggcctggggccagcctccCCCCCGCAGAGGGGCTACGTAGGGCACCACAATGTCTAGGGATGGCCCTTAGGGGCATCCAGGGGTCTCCGCTCTGCACTCTGCCCCCGCctcaagcactgcccccacagctcccattggccaggaactgcagccaatgggagctgcaggggcagtgcctgtagacggggcagcgtgcagagctgcctgggcatggctctgtgtaggagctggagtggggacatgcccgctgcttccgggagctgcttgaggtaaattccgcctggagcctgcacccctgagcctcccccatgccccaaccccctgctccagccctgatcctgccctctgaaccccttgattCCAACCCAGAGAAGCCTCtggcatcccaaacccctcagccccaccccagagcctatacCCCCAGCTGAAGTCTAcacccccttcccacatcccaaacctctgccccagccctgatcccactcccaccctccaaacccctcagccctagcccagagcactctcctatgcccaaactcctcatctccagccccaccctagagccctcaccccttcctgcacccacaccctaatttcatgagcattcatagcccgccatacaatttccatacccagatgtgccccttgggccaaaaagtttgcccactcctgctccagGCTCTTATTCCCAGAGCTCAGGCAGTGGAAGAGAAGGGCAGATTTTCTTTGCGGCTAGCTAGAAGGAAGACTCTCACATGATGGGAGACCATCTCCAGTAGCCAAGCAACAGGAGGGATGCCAAAAAATGGCAAGGCCCAAGCCGAGAGAGAAGAAAGTGTTTAACAAGTCAAACATTAACACATTAATCCtcaacactcctgtgagatgAAGATAAAACTGAGACCTGGCAAAGAAAATGCAACGGAAGGgccaggaaaaaagaaaagaaaagaaaaaagagtgaggcagggtgaggggagagaaaaggaaacaCAGGAATGGGGACTAAGAGTAAGGGGATGTAGAGAACAGAAGCAAGACAAGCAGGATGAAAGCAGCTGCAGGAAAGAGGAAGTCAAAAGATGAAGAAAGAGATAAAAGGGATAGAAAACAGGtggtaaaaaagaaaagatttgtgGACACAAGAGAAGTAAaagtggcggggggggaggaaagACATGGAGAATCAAAACAGAAAGGAAACAGGAGAGAGGAAAAACTCTGGTGAAGATTAAACGTGGGTTGGTTTCTTTGGTGTATTTCCTTAGAAGGGCAGCGGATGAGGGAGGACTGCATTTTCCAGCAGGTGCAGATTCAGCCTCAGGCAGTGACAGAGCCTCCTCCACTTGTTTTACTCCACTTTAAGCAAAAGAGATAAGTGGGAGGAGAGTCCAAAACTGCACCGGGATTGGAAGATCAGCTCACTTCATGACCCTGCTCAGTGGAGGAGCTAGAAGGCTGTGAGTTCAGGAGCCCCTCGATCACTGGAAGACTCTGCTTCCTCTGTGTTGTGGTGTTTGGCCCCCATCTGACCCTTGGTAGCTGTACTGCTCTCCTCTCCTGGGATTACACCTGTGCTCCTGTCATTGCACCTCAGCCCTACCTTTTTCTCCACTCAGTTCTCCTGCTCTctttaattcagtttaaaaaaatcctgtggaTTTTGTGCTGATGAAAGCTGTTGCAGTTACAGCCCTGCAGAACAAAGAACCTTGTTTATCCTCAAACCAAGCACAGCATGGGCAGTTGTCCTGTGAACTCCCTCCACCCTGCGTTCCTGCcaacgggtatgtctacactgcaacaataCACCTATGACTGGccctgtcagctgactcaggcccacggggctcaggctgggaGGCTATAACACTGCAGGGTAGAGGTCCTGGTCCAGAAGACCCCATAAGCATCTTGGTATAAAGAGCTTAGTATAAAGAGCGGAGCCTGAACTGACATAGGACCTTGTCCTTCTTTTCCATTCAGCAAATGGACAGGCCTTTCTGTCCCAGGGTACCCCAAGCCTTGtggaagggttggaaagactgGAGGCTAGTAGGGCCCCACAGGTGACCTCTGCTAAGCTTTTAGCAGGTGGGTAGGAACCTCTGTTGTTTTTTACATGTTTCCTCTGGAATGTTATTACATTAGGAATAAAGGCGCTTGCTTAGAGGGAGCTGGGCGCTAGCTGGTGACTGCTGGCACCCTGCTGTTCCTAGCCCTGGGAGAGAAAGCACAACACAGCACAGGCACTGGCCATTGGGCAGACTGGGGCTACCACAgggtaaggcagggagctgggcagcctgTAAGTCCCTGGCCgcagagagcagggcaggatcccctggacaCCTGGCTGGGAGGGACTCCCTGGAtgtggtggggtggtggtggcaggATCTGGGAGGCTGTTTGGTCCCTGgggtgcggtgggggggggggggggagaacggACTCTAGCTACCCTCTGACTTCGCCGGGCTGGCGGCTGCAAATGCGGAGGGtcacagcgccccacccccggccCCGTCTTTTaacggggaggggaggcagccgcGGGGTgacccgggggtggggggcgcagGGCGGGCCCGTCACTTACCCCAGGATGGGGATGAACCTGGGGTCCGCGGCCAGGTTGGCATCGATGGTGAGGGAGAGGAAAGCCGGGCTCACCTCCCGCGCCGGCTGCCCGCGCAGCTCGGCGCTCAGCACCGCCACCGCGGAGCCCCCCGCCGCCGCCTCcccggccagcagcagcagccagagcaacATCCTCGCCCCGCGGACTCCGGGCTCCCGCCGCCCGgcgcagctcccagctccccgcccGCAGGACTGgacagcccccagccctcccactAGCGGCCGGgcggagccgagccgagccgagccgcgcCCCTGCTGGGGGAGGGCCGGGCAGGGAGCCCGCACGTGGCGCTCCCTGGCCGCGCTGTGCCCAGTCCGCCCGGCCGCCGGCACAAACCGCTCTCTGCGCCCCGGGCCCGCCTGCACATATGCGTTGCAAACGGGATTGATCCGGGCTAGTGTTTCTCCACAGCTGTTCGGACCCTGCCCACCAGTACTATTGTGCGTAGCCCATATGGCCCGAGCGCTGCCCTGAGGAAGCCAGGCCTCTTCCCATCCTTCATCGCACAAGGAAGTTCTTGGACCAAAGACCTTTTGAAATAAGTCGTAGTTCGCACCTGCCCCTGTACTGCAGGAATTCAACCCTTCTTGGAGCAAAGGCAGGAAATCGGCAGGCCTCGGGCTGGCACAAGCCTTCGCATGTTCCTAGTCAGCAACAGAGCAAGACCCAGCAGAGCAAACTAACACGTGTTGTGACAGCCGGTGTCAAATCCAGTGCTCTCCCAGCACAAGATCCTTAATGGCTCTCCTGTCTTCCCTGGTATGGATACGCCGCGAAGGAGTGAGACACCCCATTCTGAATATCTGCCAGAGTAATTCACATTCTAGTAGTTGATTGGAATGTGGTAAGGGTTACCTAATGAATGAATCAGCAGAGTACAGGACAATTATTACAGCAAACACAAAATTAAAGTCATTAATACAGGTACAGAAGAGGCTACTATTTGAGTTTAGTTATGGCTTGTCAGTGTTTGTTTTCAGATCTACCCTTTCCCTTGCTGTGGAAGTGCTCACAAAACTCTTAGATTCGTTGTACTCTTGCCAGCACCGTTCTCtatatttccctacctcacctAGTCACACTATTTACCTTCCAGCTGAGCTGAGTGATTGTCACATTGCACACTGAATCCAAATGTTGTGGACTTTGGCTATGCAAGTCCTGGGCTCCATTGTACTTTTAGTAACCCACAAAACCTTGATGCTGAAGGCTGCCGGACTCAAGTGATAGGGCTCATTATAACAATTTACTGTACTTGTCATTTTCAACTTGCTTTGCAAACTTCTTAATGTTCACAACTGGGAGACAGGTCTGGTGGCACAAG
Encoded here:
- the HPSE gene encoding heparanase isoform X3 produces the protein MLLWLLLLAGEAAAGGSAVAVLSAELRGQPAREVSPAFLSLTIDANLAADPRFIPILGSPKLRTLARGLSPGFLRFGGTRTDFLIFDPEKDSTLDERDFWEPQENQGICGVRSIPTAVEELLLSQWPIQEKILLTEQYWKKYKNTTITKSTVDILYSFAKCSKLDLIFGLNALLRKGGLQWDSSNAQLLLDYCASQHYNMSWELGNEPNSFRKKSGIYIDGSQLGQDFIHLYHLLRNYSSYKNSKLYGPDVGQPRKNTQKLLKSFLKSGGKVIDSVTWHQWLDKLGLSARMGIDVVMRQVFYGAGTYHLVDANFEPLPDYWLSLLYKKLVGTKVLKVGLKGADPKKLRVYLHCTNNHNPMYKEGDVTLFLLNLYNVTKHVQLPHNLSNKHIDEYLLLPHGEQHILSRSVQLNGHVLRMVDSKTLPALTKKPLPPGSALGLPAFSYGFYVIKNAKAIACI
- the HPSE gene encoding heparanase isoform X2, whose protein sequence is MLLWLLLLAGEAAAGGSAVAVLSAELRGQPAREVSPAFLSLTIDANLAADPRFIPILGSPKLRTLARGLSPGFLRFGGTRTDFLIFDPEKDSTLDERDFWEPQENQGICGVRSIPTAVEELLLSQWPIQEKILLTEQYWKKYKNTTITKSTVDILYSFAKCSKLDLIFGLNALLRKGGLQWDSSNAQLLLDYCASQHYNMSWELGNEPNSFRKKSGIYIDGSQLGQDFIHLYHLLRNYSSYKNSKLYGPDVGQPRKNTQKLLKSFLKSGGKVIDSVTWHHYYVNGRIATREDFLSPEVLDTFITAVKDVLQIVDGTVPGKKVWLGETSSAYGGGAPRLSNTYVAGFMWLDKLGLSARMGIDVVMRQVFYGAGTYHLVDANFEPLPDYWLSLLYKKLVGTKVLKVGLKGADPKKLRVYLHCTNNHNPMYKEGDVTLFLLNLYNVTKHVQLPHNLSNKHIDEYLLLPHGEQHILSSGQQL
- the HPSE gene encoding heparanase isoform X1, with amino-acid sequence MLLWLLLLAGEAAAGGSAVAVLSAELRGQPAREVSPAFLSLTIDANLAADPRFIPILGSPKLRTLARGLSPGFLRFGGTRTDFLIFDPEKDSTLDERDFWEPQENQGICGVRSIPTAVEELLLSQWPIQEKILLTEQYWKKYKNTTITKSTVDILYSFAKCSKLDLIFGLNALLRKGGLQWDSSNAQLLLDYCASQHYNMSWELGNEPNSFRKKSGIYIDGSQLGQDFIHLYHLLRNYSSYKNSKLYGPDVGQPRKNTQKLLKSFLKSGGKVIDSVTWHHYYVNGRIATREDFLSPEVLDTFITAVKDVLQIVDGTVPGKKVWLGETSSAYGGGAPRLSNTYVAGFMWLDKLGLSARMGIDVVMRQVFYGAGTYHLVDANFEPLPDYWLSLLYKKLVGTKVLKVGLKGADPKKLRVYLHCTNNHNPMYKEGDVTLFLLNLYNVTKHVQLPHNLSNKHIDEYLLLPHGEQHILSRSVQLNGHVLRMVDSKTLPALTKKPLPPGSALGLPAFSYGFYVIKNAKAIACI